The Pirellulales bacterium genome segment GAACGAACTTGCCCGGCGGGTGAAGATTTTTCTAGGAACGCAGGCCATTCCTAGCCTGCGCTACGTGGAAGTCAAAGTAGAGCGCGATTGCGTTATCCTTAGCGGACACGTCCGCAGTTTCCATGAAAGGCAAGTCGCGTTGTCCTGCTGCCAGCGAG includes the following:
- a CDS encoding BON domain-containing protein — translated: MYAVETDVDPERENELARRVKIFLGTQAIPSLRYVEVKVERDCVILSGHVRSFHERQVALSCCQR